From Alligator mississippiensis isolate rAllMis1 chromosome 1, rAllMis1, whole genome shotgun sequence:
aattaaaGACTGTTGAGTTGCTTTCACTTCTAGTGTGTAACAAGTATTTTGGGGCCAAAATACTGCTGTGATTTCTACTTTATACTATTTGTTGGGTTAGGACTGGTCATCAATGTTTACAATGGGTTCTGAgtgcaaaaaaggttgagaaccactgcataaGAAGGCAACTTTGTTGTCCCTAGCTCTAGACCCATTACCCTCCTAGATTTACTTTAATCATAAGCTCCCTGGGACATACCTCGCTTTTTTGTTCTGTATTAGTACAGCAAGTAGCATAAGACGTTCCTAGTCCCTGACACAGGTGCTGTTGTGTTATGGCAATATaaacaataaaattaaatgcCTGATCTTTTCAATTAAGGCAAGAAGAGGTAACATAAGCAGAATGTTGTCCCTAATCTGAACTGGTTTTGCTAAAGCTCTCTTCCAGTCCAAATCATTTGACAAAGATATAAGCTACTAAAAACAGTGTCACACATTCAAGCATGAAGGAAGAAAATGTAACATGCAAGTTATATGCTGGATAATACATCAGCACAATTTGTCAAATTCAAATCTTTATTTTCCCAAATCTGTGGATCTGTGTTCAAAATAAATATCAGCTGAACAACACTAATTATTTAACAATTTGGGATTTTCCTTGTTCTGTTAACACAAAGAAGGCCCCAAACCAAATGCCTGCTTTCCAACCTCTCCAATACTGCCCAGCTGTTCCATCTCCACGATTAAGGAATTGACAGAGAAAATCTTCTCTTGAGCACGGTTCTGTTTCTGAAATAGCATGGGTCTGATGAATGTGCATGACTAGTCAGATGATATGCAGTGCTCCAACAAGTCAGAGGGGGCTCAGTGAACTACTATACTCATTCCTGTGATCAGCCAGGTGGTCTTTGGGGCAAGGGACAGAAGTGGAACTTGAGACAGAAAGCAACACAGAGAAACTTGCTAGTGCAATCTTCTCTGTCGTACCTGAGCCATCAGTTTCTCTGCCCTGTCCCtctccattcttcctttcctctgctccctttcttggGACATGAGCTCCTCCACCCATAGCCCCATTTCTCCAAAGCGTAACTGCTCTTGTGGTCCCCATCCTTCTAGAAACCTCATTTTAGTCTTCCCCCACCCATTTCCTGTATTATCTATTTCTGCATTTGAACTGATtctcctttattattattttaaaaaaagcccatGTGAGAAAAGCCTTTTAAATTGAATGTGCATGGAGGTTTATGCCGAGTCACTCCACCTGTTTTAGAGACATTTTTCAAACTCTGAAGCAAACTACAGCCTGTAATTAAAGTCCTAGTAGAGCTTTAATTCTAGTTCTCTGTTAAGAGCACTCTCTATGACAAGACATTTAAACAACCCAATTAGTTGATCCAGAATGTTCGTGCACTGTGAGTAGTGTGGAGTTGGGGCTGAGACATAAAATACATGACAACAGCAAACTCCCTaacaccccttcccctacctTGCAGGTTAAACACACTTTCTACGTGAAAACCTGGAACACTGGGCAGGGAGTCCGAGGGCTGATCTACACATATTTTCTCTCAAATTAACTGCACCAGTTCAGAAACTCAGAGGCTTAAAACCTGATATAGTTCAACTAATGCAACCCCTAACATGAACAAGTTATTTTGCATAAACACTTTAAATGTTGTTACAACTTACTGCATAATTTATCAGTAAAGAAACCCATGTTCAGAGCAATGCAAATGGAACTGTTTTGATAGGGGATACAGGACAGTTGGCACGGTGAAGTGGCAAGAGAAAAGGGCATCACCTCCCCAGTTCTGTCCCCCATCACTTTTCTGTTTTCAGAAGGAAAAGCAACACCGAACTGTGAAGGGCAAAGCAAAAAATTATTACTCCTCCTGCCAATCCTTCACTTCCAGCCAACTCTCCCCCATGTCTAGCTAGCACTGATTCAACATACATTCCCATTTACCCCCCGACAACCCAATCCACCTTATTCCCCATTCCCACACAGGCAAAACTCTCCAGACCTCTCTCAGCTTCATGCAACCCAACCCCCATCTTTTTAGAAATTTCTACACGCCGTATCCTCTCACGCAAGGACTTCTTTTCCTACTAAACTTCTCCCTTTTTCTACTGCTGACCTTTAAACTCAACACATTCTTCTGAGGTTAAGAGCATGAGGTCTTTCCCCTCACATGCTAGAACACCTAAACCCTTAGCTCAAATAGCCCTTTTTTGCTGGGCCTGGTAAAATAGCAGCAGAGGAAATACGCACATGACCAGAAACTGCCCCATGGAAGTTTATTGCTCTGTGGCTCCTTCCTCTTCTGTCTCTAACTGCTACACTGCTtacccaggagctcctctccagAGGCTGTCAGATGcactgcagctcccagccctcaaGCTCCCCAGTGGGCAGCAGGTAATAGTGCATCTTGCAGTAGATCACATGCTCTTCACCACTacaacagcagcagggaggttCAGCATCATTAGCCCCTAGTCCAGTGATGGGAAACTATTTGGGCCTGTGAGCCAAGTAAGGAGTTTTGCTGAGttgctgtgggctgggtcagcagcaTTCCCTCTTCCACCTGCAcaacagctcacaaaaactcCTTATGTGGCCTGCAGGCAAGCAGGGAATAGTGCTCAGGATGGGCGAGCAAGGTGGAATCATGGGATCCCAGGGCAGTGGTAGCATGAGGCCAGGGCTGAGCCATAACCTGCTGCTTGTATGGCCCTGCGATACACGCAGGTTtcatgggcaggggtgtgcaggcagctgaTTGTGGCTCTGACCCAGGCCCGGGTCTAGGTCTTGTGCTGTCACCCCTCCAAGATCCTGACCCCAGCCAaggacacagctccctgcccacccatcccccctgccagactgcatgccctgcctgcacaactcctggctggtctccatggagaccccagaatcATGGGGTAGTAACAAcacagggctggagcccagggcagagctgtgatccactgcctgcatgcccctgcaaaATCCCTCAATGGagcagattttgcccacccctgccctagtcaCTAGCTGCCCCGGCAGCAGTGACACAGAATAACCTATTTCCTGAAAGTTCAGGAACATGCACTGAAATCTTTACAGGTGGATTAAccgtattttttaatttttactgatatataaaactaaaaaaaaaagaaaagaaaaagcccaaTTCATTCTGCAGCTGAAAACTGCACACACATGGAAGCTCCTGGAAAGGAAGTACAGACCTCCTCTGGCCCAAATTATTCATGAAAGGTAGACCACCAAGACCCCCAACCCCACACTGTATTACAGCCACAGttaagccctgctccccacctgtatGTCTTGCCATCTTTGTGCTGGTCCTCATCGTCCTCGTTTGATAGCACGAATGGGTCACTCATCTCTGGCAGCCCCGACTCCTGCAATCGCTTCTTCTTGCGACCCCGAGGAGGTTTGGGggcaactcccccaccccctccacccccactcccttcaGAGAGGGCAGCAGTCCCTTTCTTGGACAGATCAGGTACCACCTGGAGGGCAGCCTGGGAGCCATGAGGCAGTGCGGAGACAATCATAGGAGCCGAGATGGGGAAGGTTTGGGCAGAGGCGGCTGTGGTCACCAGGGAACCCGAGGGAGAGGTGATCACCAGACCAGGACCTGCAGGGACAGCGAAGTGGGTGAAGTCAAACATCCATCCTTCTAAGAGACATCCAACCTTCTCAACTCTTGTGTTCCAAAAACAGGAGCTCAAAATCAACCCATAACCCTGATCCACAAGGAAGTAGGGCTACCCTCCCaaatcctcccccaccctctgttaCTAGAGGTCAAATAGGCATCATAACAAGCAATATGGTGAGAATCCCTTGCGACACCCGTCACTTCAAGGTTCAGGATGAATATACTGGTTCCTGAGAATTTTCAGGACCTATCCACTTCATCCCCTTCAGACAATGGAGTCACCCTCCCATTCTTCCAGAAGCCTCTGGTGCCCCCTTACCTGCTGTCATGAGCCCAGCAGACTGTACTGGTACCACAGTGATGTTCTGAGTCACGGGGGCCTGGCTGTGTGGGGTCAGCTGCTCTGGCTTGGTGTCAGAGTCCATGGAGATGCCAGTGGAAAGGGCTACAGATGTGGGCACTGTCAGCAGGGTTGGGTagtgggggggagccaggctgcagcccttctcTGTGGGCAATAGTTGTTCCTTCATCTTGTTAATGAACATGGTGTTTTCAATCTAAATAGGTgaggaaaataattatttcagaaCACCCAAGAGCTGGCCTCTCCCAGCAGCATGAGTAGGAAGAGGGGTGGAAACACTCGCTGCAAGCAAATTTCCAGCAAAGAAGCAAGACCAATAGGCCATACTGAAAGACAAAGCTCTTACCTGTCCTGAGACTGTGGGCACAGTTGGCCAGAAGTACGGAGAGGAGTTGAAGTGAGATTCTTCCATCCTAGCtgggcatggggggaagggggaaaaataagacacacacacacacacacacacacacacacacacacacaaagagaggAACATTAAACCCAGAGAGACTCAGAGACACAGGCTAAAGCTGTGACAGCTCTCTGGGATCTCTACCCTTTCTTATTCAGAGCTCTTCTTCTGATCTTTTTGCCACGATCCTTTTACCCCACCAGGGAACAAGTCTGCTGCCCACCACTCCCACAGGCCTGGGACACTGTCAACTACCTCCTAAAAGCTTGACACTTACAGACCTCCACCCAGAAGATGACTAACTCTCCGCCTCCAAAGGATAGCCAATATTCCCAGGTCATCACCTGAGTGTAGTGGGGAGTATGATGGGGTGAGGAACTATGCTTCTGAAGCTGTGACCCTCTATCTACACATGGAAACAAACATTTTCATCAACATCACCTTCAACTCAACCCCTAATTGGTAAGAATTCCAGATACTGCCCATCACTGTCCATACAACACCAGGGACCATAAACAGCAAAGGGATGTTAGCAGGGTGTTACACATGGGGAAAGACaggcaaaaagaagaaaacagaattgCCCAAGATAACAGAGAACCAGCATCAGATCAAGAAATATAATCTAGAACTCCCAGCTTCCTGCCTCCCGCTGCTCTAGCCACCTGAAACCAACTCCCATGAGAAAGCTGAAAACAGAACTTAAGAGATTCTGACTTTCCTGATGTGGCTGACTCTCAGCACtggggaaagaacccaggcaACCTCATTCTAAGCTCCTTACTTCTACAAGGGATGAAGGGATCACTCCCTACTTCATTCATGTTTTCAAACCAGGACCTTACAAGAACCTTGTCTTCTCCACAAGTCATTGTCACTCAAACCGATCCAATCTCAGGATCAGCAAGAAATCAAAAGACAGCCCTCTGAAGATGGGAGGAGCTTAACCTCTGCTGACACAGCAATTTCAGGGGACCTTAAAACATTGTGCAATCTAACACGGAATCTACTCCCTAAGGCAATATGCTTAGTTAGTGGTTTCATGGGCAATGAAgactgctatttaaaaaaattaaagacatcCCAATACAAAAGTCATGATAAGAGTGAAGGCTGAGAACATTCATTTACACATATGAGAAGTGACAGTTAAACTCTGTACAATAAAAGCTATGCTTGGAGAAAATCCAATATGCAAAGCAAGGTGTTTATGCTCAGGAAGGTATGTAGGTTTCTTTTTCAGCCTTCATCTGCCCTGATTCTAACAACTTCTCTTTTGAATgggtaggatggtttggatagagatgatcctgcctcatgcagcagGTTGCAccaaatgacctctggaggtcctttccagccctacttctctacgaTTCCATGATTTAATTACACAATTACATATCATTACAGAATTTCATTCAATGAGCAGACTAAAAAGTAACTAAGAATAGCAGCAAagtaaggcatttattttttaaacagttaaaACTGAAGATAAAGACTTGACACCCTACAATTTCTACACATCCACCAAAATTATACAGTAATTTATCACTATGGAGAGGAAACTATTTTTAAGTAAACCCAGTTGCTtctaatttttaaatgaattatttaCAGTCTTGCCATTCACTTCTACCTCCTACACTTTCTACCTTGGGCAGCTGTGACCCTCACACCAATGGAAACAAGTATGCTTAAGGGCTAATTACTTGTTTTAGGGTAGGACAACTATTTGCTTACCAAGGTGTAATATACATAGGATTCATATAGGGAGGTAAATTAAacctagatcagtggtgctcagccttttagGGCACAAGGCACCCACTGATAGATCCAAAGTACTCCTTAGAAGGTGTCTGCTCTTATTTTTGACTGCACAAAAATAATAGAGGGattttcctgttgcaaaaaacCCATAtggaccacaacagggcagaatggttttaatgctatggattcctatttaaaatctctgggtttattttgtgaatcatgtctgcatacctaaccatgctaacattgtatggcaaaTTACAACACCCCTGACAGGTTGTCAAGGTGGCTTATGTCCtgtctgctatttttttttcatgccagTGTAAGTATTTCACCTTTCTATATACTTACATGCCCCAGTACAAATGCATTTGAAGTTAGTCGCTTTTGACTGAACTGCTCTGGATGTCACTGAAAACTTGGCCCAAATAAATGAAGAGATCTCAAGTCCATTTCTTTACCTCATTCACTGAGCACTACTCATAATGTACACTGACTGAAGAAGAGTGCTGCATACAGTGTTACATGACTGTACTACTGTATTTTATGCACACAAGGGAACAGCTCTTAAGGCATTTCCTTGATGTTTGAGTTACTCCCCAAGTAAGCACGAGAGTCTTCTCCATGGAACTTTCtaagcttctttttttaaaacaaatctaaGTGCCTTTACAATTTGCACAGGCGCAACCTCAAGCCACAAATGAAAGTCAGTTTGCACAATGCAACACTAAGAACAATATGCACTTTGCAAATAAAATTGCAATGGTTAAAGACTCCCAAACATCCACTTGGAAAGATTTGTGTGTCAAAGAAGAGGGGCTCAAAAGGAACTGAAATTCTGATTTTTTAGCACACAAACATACTGTGCAACCCTTATTCATTTAGAAAGTTGATAAATGGTTAAAGGTAATTCTTTTTTCAAACTCTAAAATCCAAACTAACATTGACTGGGGCCATCAACTACATTCTGCCTCCATCTAATCCACTGTTAGAACTATTAAAAAGTTTGTAACTTTAATTTTTAATAGTAGACCAATTATCAAAAAAGGGCCAAGACATTTCTGTCCAAACTCCCCCCCCTCAAAATACTTCATGCCTGAGCAGAGAGCAGGCCTGGAAATTTCAGCTCGAAAGACAGAAGTTTGACAAAGTTATaaggaactagaaaaaaaaaagtggtgagtgGTGTCAGGATTGAAGCTTTCATGCAATCACACTAACACGGCAAACTTCCAGAGTAAGGAAATTTGAAGAGAAAGTTCCTCCACCAGACTTCTATCCTCTTACCTGATACCCACCCTCCTCCAGTTATGGTCTAAAAACCCATATGAAAACATGCATCCCACTTCAGCATCCCCACTTTAACACAACTCACACTTACTTTACCAGCACTCTGCACGTAACCCTTCCAATTGCTCTATAACTATCACATACGGGATGGAGCTTCAACCCTGCACCACAGCATGTTCCCACTGACGTGCCTTCATCATCTCAGCTTCCACAAACAGGCCAGTGACGGGACCTTCTTCCTATTCACCAGTCTAGCATCAGATAGATGTCAATGTACCCTCCTGATATAAACCAAAAATACTTTCTATGTATGTACAGACCAGATTTACACGTACTAAATAAACAACTGAACAAACCAGGGCACTTAATTACAGTTTGTCATGAGGATCACCGAATCAGCAACATGACCCTTACAGAGCTTCACAGATTCACACACTAAATTGGCTGGGTTTATATTTCACATAAGCATTGTTTTAATCACTGGTACCTACATGCACAGATACAGCAAGGGCGAGAGTGTGTGACAGCAGATTACAATTAAGGTTGGGTATGCAAGGTTGGACAGTAGGCTTTGTAGACAACTTTCCTTTCTTTCACAAAGGAAATTTATTTCTGATCTTCAATCAACCGTAGATATAATTTATAAACAAAATCCTGAATATGTCGCTTGAGACTGGCATACAAAGCAACACTCAACCTGTGAAAACCTTCTTTAAAGGATGGAATACTGCCAGCCTTCCAAGTGCTGCTGGCAACAATTTAGGCTGATGGCCAAACATGAAACATCAAACATCTGACAAGATGCAAAAGCACCCTTGCAAAGCTTTGGCAGGTCGGGGGGAGGGGACGGTCGAAACTGATGATTTCCATACAGTTTAAAAGGCCAAATTTGGTTACACACCAGCAATACCCCAACTACCAAAGAGAAAAGAGGCCTGTacaccccatgcccctttcctgctCACTAGGGGTTAAAGAAACTCTGTGTTATTGATCGACTCATCCTACTTCACCTGTGTGACACACAGCTACATATAAACTAATGCTGCACAAGGGAAGAGCCCTCTACTTTATTTCCACAGCCCCTTTGGGCTGGCTTGCTCCCTTGTCCAAAATCAATGGCCGAAAGGAGTAGTGCTCCAGATCATGTGCTCTGGGCACCCACCACCCGCCCCTGTGCACGAGCTGTACCCGCCCCAGGGACCTGCATTAGTTCTGAGCTAGAGGGGAGGGCACCTCCCGTTGGAGCCATTCACACTGTTCCCTGGATTTTCCTGGAAGTGTCTTACCCCCTCTCACTCTCCCTCCTCTTGCATTTCTCCTCCTTCCAGGGCTGTCTCTGAAAATAAACCACCAGGAGAATTACTGGGGTGGCTGGCGGCGATGCAGCTCCGAAGCGGATGCAAGGACTGCGGGCCAGGCTGCacaggcggcagcggcagcaggacgCCCCCGCCCGCCCTAGAATAGACGGCAGGGGGCGGTGCAGGGACGCGGGCAGCCCCCGGGCCcgccctggctggggcaggagcaggggccggGGCAGTTGCCGCCCTAGGGCCCGGGCGCCCCGCGGCTCCGGGCAGCGGCTCTTCCCGCGGGGCCTCGCTCTAGACAccgagacagacagacaggcagacaggcggGCAACCCACCCAGCTTCCGCTTCCGGGTCACGCCGGAGCCGGAAACACCCCCACCGCGGGCTTTCtcgttccctccctccctcccttcctctcgcTCCGCGCGCCACCAGTCCTCGGGCACCTCCCCCAGCCACCGCTGACCCCGACCCCAGctccggcagcggcagcggcctCCTCACCGGAAAGAGGATCGGCGATTCACTTCCGGGTCAGGAGGCGGGGCAAGTTTCACCACATCCGGAGCACTAGAGAGAGCGGAAGTGACGTAAAGAAGAGCCGCAGGTAGAGTGGGGTGGCCTGCGGGCCGCTGGCAAACCGGAAGTGGCGTTTttagcaggcagggagggggtgaccGCGCTCTCCCACAGCAGCCCGCAGAGCCCCGCGGGGGGAAGGAAGCGCGCCGGCACCTACCGGAAGTAGTAGTGGTGTAGGCAGCAGGGCGGCTCCCGGCCAGGGGGAGGGGCGGAAGCGCTGGCTTTGACCCCGGAAGACGCGCCATAGCCCGGGTCCCCCGCCTGTGATGTCATTTCCCGCCGGGGGGCGTGGGGCGGGTCCCGTGCTGCTGGATATTAATGAGGCTCATAAATAACCGAGGAGCGCGGCGAGAGTGGGCGCTCCCTACGCCGAGGTCGGGCGGGGGCGGGATGCACCAAACCTGCGGGgtggcggcggggccggggctggggccgggcttcGCGGGCGCCGCCGAGCGCAGAGCGAGCGGTGTCGGCTTGTCCGCCGCGTCCCGGGGCGCTGCAGGAGCCGCAGCCATGCGGGGGGGGCGCCGTCAGCGCAGCCAATCGCAGCGCGCGCCGCGCCGGGTGGGAAGCAGCGGCACGTGCCGGGCGGGGGTGGAGCGGAGGGGGCAGAGGTCCCCCGCCCGAGCTCCGTGCTCTCCCGCCCGCCGTGATCCGGTGCTGGTCGTGGGGCTCGGCGCAGAGACCgcggggggcaggctgtggggccCTGCTCGTACTTCTCCCAGGCTCAGGCCCCCCCGGGGAGGGAGGTGGTCAGGGCCTTCCCTTGGGTCGCTGGGTGGCAGGGTTGGGTTACCATACCTcctggttttcctggacatgtcctgtTGGGTGGTCCTATCTCTATCGGGGTGGTTTTTTAGAATATCAAGAAATGCCCAGGGTTTTTCCTCTGCTTAGCATTGAAGTTTTTCCCAGTGCTTTCCAgtttgccctagcaaggagctacttggggttgaggggagggtgattggaggcagggggcaccatgtgtgaGTGTACATGCATGTACCGTGTACATGCAGCCGGGCAGTGGAGTGGGAGCAGTCCTTGCAGCTGGGTGCAGAGAGGTCTGTGGAggttgggggttggagggccagggcttgtggGATGTGAGGGAGCGGGTGCCTGCTAGCACTGGGGGAAGCTATCCgggccccagggctgcagcagggtggcagAGGTAGAGGAGGTGCCTGGTCTTCCGGGGGGGGCTGTAGGAGCCattcaggggcagtggggagctgcatggccgggcagggggcactgggtgcTCACAGAGACAGGGTAGCCTGGAGATGCTGGAGGGAGTCAGGTGTGAggagcactagcagggctggatgggctgtggcttaggagtgaggagcaccagagggggcaggggactgtgcaTCAGGAGTGTGGGGTACAGGCAgtgtcagggggctgtgggttagaaGCAAGGGCTAtctgcagggactggggcaggcctGCAAGTTGGGAGTGTACCAGCATGGTCTGAGGGGTGGGGGACTGTCTTTTGTGACTGTGGGGCAGTATCAGGGCTGGTGGTGCTGTGACTTGTGAATGaggggcagggaccagggcactggcatatcactgccacctcccagtcAAATTATCTCCCCCacccaggtgtcctcttttttgagactggaaatatggtaatcctacTCAGGGATGCACCAAACCTTGGGGCAATGacagaggggaggagcaggtgcagagcagtggggcaTCCTGGTGACAGGACCTGGGcctcaggtggctgtagcagcACTGGCCCCTCTGTGCTGTGTCaatgcaggggctggagcagcaggtttCTGAGTTCTGTCAAACTCCAGGGATTGGCTAGGTATCACTGGGGTTCAtcccagaggctgcaggcagtggcagagcagagcaggctgggctgTCTTGCCCCACATAGGGATAGGGGCTCAGCCATGGAAGTGACAAATgggcccttgacttcaggaagctTGAAAACCGCCAAGGTAGAGCTCGTGGGACAAACAGCATGGTCCCGCACAGCCTGAccttccctgcctccttgccTGCATTGCAACTTGCAACAAGCCCAGCCACCTCTGTCCCTGGAAGCAAGTAGGAAGGGGCCCTGGAAATTAGAATAAGCTGTCAGTGAATGCCAAGGACAGAACGCCTGAGCAGTGCCTCTGTCCTTCACCCTGTGGAAAGGATAAGAACATGGGGTACTGGGGTGAGCCTGTGCTCTGACCTACTCCACACAGCCTTTTGCAGAAGGAAAGCAGGATCATTTCTGCAGGCTTTGATAAGATAAGTCACGTGTAGGCAATTGCTGATAAATTTAAAGAAAGGGAATTGGCAGCCCAATCAGTTTGGTAATTAATTTCCCTGTTAATTTGGGTTCTTTGACTTGCCTCATAAATATTCATGATTCCCCACTTTTCTCTCGCTCTctctaaccctccccccccccactttttaatgtaatttatttACATGTTTGATATTAGCCTTGAAGGTGACATTTTCCTCCCTGAGCCAGAAACCAGCAGAGGATTGAGGCTCTTGGAGGTGTTGAATTTGGGTTTCTGAAGAGGAGCCTAGGCTGGGTCCTATTGTCTGTCTGCCCAtccctgtcctccctcccccccttccctttaTCAGCTCTCCACCACTAACAAAGGAACAAGAGCAAAAGtatgttgctggggggggggggtgtcagggcACTATCACAGATTGAACCCCCTAGACTAGCTTATGAAAATGTTTCATGTCACACCAGTTACCTTGCTAtatcctgggttggggggggagttaattttattttattctatttaggTTTTGATTCTGCCCTCAACCCTGCTGAGCACTATGACTAACATGTCACGTGGTCTGTTCTGTCTCCAGGGTGAGATCAAATGAAAGAAACCTGAGAGTAAGTTTGTTTTTATTCAAGAACATAACCTTTCTTTTCAGTGCAGGCTCTTGGCCATTCTGTCTAGTGCTCTGTTGTCCCTC
This genomic window contains:
- the ZNF384 gene encoding zinc finger protein 384 isoform X2, encoding MTSQAGDPGYGASSGVKASASAPPPGREPPCCLHHYYFRAPDVVKLAPPPDPEVNRRSSFRDSPGRRRNARGGRVRGARMEESHFNSSPYFWPTVPTVSGQIENTMFINKMKEQLLPTEKGCSLAPPHYPTLLTVPTSVALSTGISMDSDTKPEQLTPHSQAPVTQNITVVPVQSAGLMTAGPGLVITSPSGSLVTTAASAQTFPISAPMIVSALPHGSQAALQVVPDLSKKGTAALSEGSGGGGGGGVAPKPPRGRKKKRLQESGLPEMSDPFVLSNEDDEDQHKDGKTYRCRMCSLTFYSKSEMQIHSKSHTETKPHKCPHCSKSFANSSYLAQHIRIHSGAKPYTCSYCQKAFRQLSHLQQHTRIHTGDRPYKCAHPGCEKAFTQLSNLQSHRRQHNKDKPFKCHNCHRAYTDAASLEVHLATHTVKHAKVYTCSICSRAYTSETYLMKHMRKHNIPDPQQQVAQAQAQASQQQQQHFQPQGGGAAGGPSGDTNPPNPPPQCSFDLTPYKTSEHHKDICLTVSTSTIQVEHLSSS